A window of Streptomyces gilvosporeus contains these coding sequences:
- a CDS encoding AraC family transcriptional regulator, whose translation MSRLTIAMHFVRAALSGARRRGIDTVPLLQTARIPPLLLADDRARVTPEQFTRLIKALHHATDDEFLGLGPHPSRRGTFAMMCHACLGCHDLGAALERAARFYALFPGGPEMAVTLRTGPGGTPEAVFSVRNDLRPYDHGQFLAECILIIWHRLAGWLIGRRIPLHWAQFAHPEPPHAPEYAVLFGCPVEFGARRTAAGWDPHWLAAPVVRDEAALTAMLRRAPADLLSRRDWGTTVAEQVRRTLDRALRAPSPARLPEAAEVAARLAVSPATLRRRLQAEGTSYRHLKDAVRREAAISALTAGHEPIAELAARMGFSEDTAFLRAFRRWTGTTPGAFRADGGAAHGTAPL comes from the coding sequence ATGAGCCGCCTGACGATCGCGATGCACTTTGTGCGGGCCGCGCTGAGCGGCGCCCGGCGCCGCGGTATCGACACCGTGCCGCTGCTCCAGACCGCCCGGATCCCGCCCCTCCTGCTGGCCGACGACCGCGCCCGGGTCACCCCCGAACAGTTCACCCGCCTGATCAAGGCCCTGCACCACGCCACCGACGACGAGTTCCTGGGCCTGGGCCCGCACCCCAGCCGCCGCGGCACCTTCGCGATGATGTGTCACGCCTGCCTGGGTTGCCACGACCTCGGCGCCGCCCTGGAGCGCGCGGCACGCTTCTACGCCCTCTTCCCCGGCGGACCCGAGATGGCCGTCACCTTACGCACCGGCCCGGGCGGCACCCCCGAGGCCGTCTTCTCCGTGCGCAACGACCTGCGCCCCTACGACCACGGCCAGTTCCTCGCCGAATGCATCCTGATCATCTGGCACCGGCTCGCCGGCTGGCTGATCGGCCGGCGCATCCCACTGCACTGGGCGCAGTTCGCCCACCCGGAGCCGCCCCATGCCCCCGAGTACGCCGTGCTGTTCGGCTGCCCGGTGGAGTTCGGCGCCCGCCGCACCGCGGCGGGCTGGGACCCGCACTGGCTGGCCGCGCCCGTCGTACGGGACGAGGCCGCGCTGACCGCGATGCTGCGGCGGGCGCCGGCCGATCTGCTCAGCCGGCGCGACTGGGGCACCACCGTCGCCGAACAGGTGCGGCGCACCCTCGACCGGGCCCTGCGCGCCCCCTCCCCGGCGCGGCTGCCGGAGGCCGCCGAGGTCGCGGCCCGGCTCGCGGTCAGCCCGGCGACGCTGAGGCGACGGCTCCAGGCGGAGGGCACCTCGTACCGGCATCTGAAGGACGCCGTACGCCGCGAAGCGGCCATCAGCGCGCTCACCGCCGGACACGAGCCGATCGCCGAACTCGCCGCCCGTATGGGCTTCTCGGAGGACACCGCCTTCCTCCGCGCCTTCCGCCGCTGGACGGGCACCACCCCGGGGGCCTTCCGCGCGGACGGAGGCGCCGCACACGGCACGGCCCCGCTGTGA
- the hypD gene encoding hydrogenase formation protein HypD, producing MKYIDEFQDPELARRLLDDIHATATRPWALMEVCGGQTHTIIRHGIDQLLPDTVELIHGPGCPVCVTPLEVIDKALEIAARPDVIFCSFGDMLRVPGTDRDLFRVRSEGGDVRVVYSPLDALKIARQNPDREVVFFGIGFETTAPPNAMTVYQARKHRIPNFSLLVSHVRVPPAIEAIMTSPSCRVQAFLAAGHVCSVMGMDEYPALAERFRVPIVVTGFEPLDLLEGIRRTVRQLERGEHTVDNAYPRAVRAGGNPAARAMLDDVFEVTDRAWRGIGTIPDSGWRLSARYRDFDAEHRFSVENIATREPAACRSGEVLQGQIKPHQCEAFGTTCTPRTPLGATMVSSEGACAAYYLYRRLGVTPTKLEASPVA from the coding sequence GTGAAGTACATCGACGAGTTCCAGGACCCCGAACTGGCCCGGCGGCTGCTGGACGACATCCATGCCACGGCGACCCGGCCCTGGGCCCTGATGGAGGTCTGCGGCGGCCAGACCCATACCATCATCCGCCACGGGATCGACCAACTCCTGCCGGACACCGTGGAGTTGATCCACGGCCCCGGATGCCCCGTCTGCGTCACCCCGCTCGAGGTCATCGACAAGGCCCTGGAGATCGCCGCCCGCCCCGACGTCATCTTCTGCTCCTTCGGGGACATGCTCCGCGTCCCCGGCACCGACCGCGACCTGTTCCGCGTCCGCAGCGAGGGCGGCGACGTCCGCGTCGTCTACTCCCCGCTCGACGCCCTCAAGATCGCCCGGCAGAACCCCGACCGCGAGGTGGTGTTCTTCGGCATCGGCTTCGAAACCACCGCGCCGCCCAACGCCATGACGGTCTATCAGGCGCGCAAGCACCGCATCCCCAACTTCAGCCTGCTGGTCTCCCACGTCCGCGTGCCGCCCGCCATCGAAGCGATCATGACCTCGCCGAGCTGTCGCGTCCAGGCGTTCCTCGCCGCCGGGCATGTGTGCAGCGTCATGGGCATGGACGAATACCCCGCCCTCGCCGAACGCTTCCGCGTCCCCATCGTCGTCACCGGCTTCGAACCGCTCGACCTCCTCGAAGGCATCCGCCGCACCGTCCGCCAGCTCGAACGCGGTGAGCACACCGTCGACAACGCCTACCCGCGCGCCGTACGCGCCGGCGGCAACCCCGCCGCCCGCGCCATGCTCGACGACGTCTTCGAGGTCACCGACCGCGCCTGGCGCGGCATCGGCACCATCCCCGACAGCGGCTGGCGGCTGTCCGCCCGCTACCGCGACTTCGACGCCGAACACCGCTTCTCCGTCGAGAACATCGCCACCCGCGAACCCGCCGCCTGCCGCAGCGGCGAGGTCCTGCAAGGCCAGATCAAACCGCACCAGTGCGAAGCCTTCGGCACCACCTGCACCCCGCGCACCCCGCTCGGCGCCACCATGGTCTCCAGTGAAGGGGCCTGCGCCGCCTACTACCTCTACCGCCGACTCGGCGTCACCCCCACCAAACTGGAGGCGAGCCCCGTTGCCTGA
- a CDS encoding lipase family protein, producing MHPRSSALTAVAALTLALGLSGSSAAAGSTVADRPAADRPGDLVSSSPTSFHPLPGQPTNTRAWHITYRSTTAKGTPNTVSGTVIVPKDGHTGPRPLITYAVGTVGLADACAPSAGFPKGTTMEANLIQQLTARGWAVAVTDYEGLGTPGDHTYTVGRAEGQAVLDAARAAQRLPEAAASGVTRTSPVGIMGYSQGGQATSWAAELHRSYAPELQVKGTATGGVPADLRKVADYNNGSIGAGLILMAAVGQNAAFPELHLDSYLNDKGRHYVDFMKKNCVAADTVAGLFKRISDVTVRNPLDEPDWQARLRASDLGTRTPDAPVYLYHGTADELIPYAVGRQLRADWCARGATVQWTPLPLGEHVLGAIVGATPAADWLGDRFAGKPTSGNCA from the coding sequence ATGCACCCTCGCTCCAGCGCACTCACCGCCGTCGCCGCCCTGACCCTGGCGCTCGGCCTGTCCGGCAGCAGCGCCGCCGCCGGTAGCACGGTCGCCGACCGCCCCGCCGCCGACCGCCCCGGCGACCTCGTCTCGTCGTCCCCCACCTCCTTCCACCCGCTGCCCGGCCAGCCGACCAACACCCGTGCCTGGCACATCACCTACCGTTCCACCACCGCCAAGGGCACCCCCAACACCGTCTCCGGAACGGTCATCGTCCCCAAGGACGGACACACCGGACCCCGCCCCCTGATCACCTACGCCGTCGGCACCGTCGGGCTCGCCGACGCGTGCGCGCCCTCGGCCGGCTTCCCCAAGGGCACCACCATGGAGGCCAACCTCATCCAGCAGCTCACCGCCCGCGGCTGGGCGGTCGCGGTCACCGACTACGAGGGCCTGGGCACGCCCGGAGACCACACCTACACCGTCGGACGCGCCGAAGGGCAGGCCGTCCTCGACGCCGCCCGCGCCGCCCAACGGCTCCCCGAAGCGGCCGCGTCGGGCGTCACCCGCACCTCACCCGTCGGCATCATGGGCTACTCCCAGGGCGGCCAGGCCACCAGCTGGGCCGCCGAACTGCACCGCTCCTACGCGCCCGAGCTCCAGGTCAAGGGCACCGCCACCGGTGGCGTGCCCGCCGATCTGCGCAAGGTCGCCGACTACAACAACGGGAGCATCGGCGCCGGTCTGATCCTGATGGCCGCCGTCGGCCAGAACGCCGCCTTCCCCGAACTGCACCTGGACTCCTACCTCAACGACAAGGGCCGGCACTACGTCGACTTCATGAAGAAGAACTGCGTGGCCGCGGACACCGTCGCCGGCCTCTTCAAGCGCATCTCCGACGTCACCGTCAGGAACCCGCTGGACGAGCCGGACTGGCAGGCGCGGCTGCGCGCCTCCGACCTGGGCACCCGCACCCCGGACGCCCCGGTGTACCTCTACCACGGCACCGCCGACGAGCTGATCCCGTACGCCGTCGGCAGGCAACTCCGCGCCGACTGGTGCGCGAGGGGCGCGACCGTCCAGTGGACGCCCCTCCCGCTCGGCGAACACGTCCTCGGTGCGATCGTCGGCGCGACCCCGGCCGCCGACTGGCTCGGCGACCGCTTCGCCGGCAAGCCGACCTCCGGCAACTGCGCCTGA
- the hypE gene encoding hydrogenase expression/formation protein HypE — translation MPEPTLDVTGWTCPAPLRETPRIVMGHGGGGALSAELVQQIFAPAFGGDILAQLGDSAALTLGGVRLAFSTDSYVVRPLFFPGGSIGDLAVNGTVNDLAMSGARAAYLSCGFILEEGIETSVLARVAEAMGAAARVARVEVATGDTKVVEAGHGDGIYLNTAGIGLIPADVDLRPQRVVPGDVVIVSGDIGVHGVAIMSVREGLEFGVEIESDCAALGGLVETMLAVTPDLHALRDPTRGGLAAALNEIAAASGTGIALQERAVPIPPTVSNACAILGLDPMYVANEGKLVAFVPRAHADAVLDAMQAHPLGAGAAVIGEVVEAHPGMVVAHTALGGTRVVDLPVGEQLPRIC, via the coding sequence TTGCCTGAGCCCACCCTGGACGTCACCGGCTGGACCTGCCCCGCCCCGCTGCGCGAGACGCCCCGCATCGTCATGGGACACGGCGGCGGCGGCGCCCTGTCCGCCGAACTCGTCCAGCAGATCTTCGCCCCGGCCTTCGGCGGCGACATCCTCGCCCAGCTCGGCGACAGCGCCGCCCTCACCCTCGGCGGGGTGCGCCTGGCCTTCTCGACCGACTCCTACGTCGTACGCCCGCTGTTCTTCCCCGGCGGCAGCATCGGCGACCTCGCCGTCAACGGCACCGTCAACGACCTCGCCATGAGCGGCGCCCGCGCCGCCTACCTCTCCTGCGGATTCATCCTGGAAGAGGGCATCGAGACGTCCGTCCTCGCCCGCGTCGCCGAAGCGATGGGCGCGGCCGCCCGCGTCGCCCGCGTCGAAGTGGCCACCGGTGACACCAAGGTCGTCGAGGCCGGCCACGGGGACGGCATCTACCTCAACACCGCCGGTATCGGACTGATCCCGGCCGACGTCGACCTGCGCCCCCAGCGCGTCGTCCCGGGCGATGTGGTCATCGTCAGCGGCGATATCGGCGTCCACGGCGTGGCGATCATGAGCGTCCGCGAAGGGCTCGAATTCGGCGTCGAGATCGAAAGCGACTGCGCGGCGCTCGGCGGCCTGGTCGAGACCATGCTTGCCGTCACGCCCGATCTGCACGCCCTGCGCGACCCCACCCGCGGCGGACTGGCCGCCGCCCTCAACGAGATCGCCGCCGCCTCCGGCACCGGCATCGCCCTCCAGGAACGCGCGGTCCCGATCCCTCCCACCGTCAGCAACGCCTGCGCCATCCTCGGCCTCGACCCGATGTACGTCGCCAACGAAGGCAAACTGGTCGCCTTCGTCCCCCGCGCCCACGCCGACGCCGTCCTGGACGCCATGCAGGCCCACCCCCTGGGGGCCGGAGCCGCGGTCATCGGCGAGGTCGTCGAGGCCCACCCCGGCATGGTCGTGGCGCACACCGCGCTCGGCGGGACACGGGTGGTCGATCTGCCGGTGGGGGAGCAGCTGCCGCGGATCTGCTGA